A region from the Salicibibacter cibarius genome encodes:
- a CDS encoding post-transcriptional regulator, producing the protein MANVQQFEVWKTDVRPILELKKDEFHLLGHDKASEEDVWRLGIEKLRKESEYTPFYRFVNVLMRLTVTDYMNEKTINAYKGTEGWTKDTDDELEGVLDEVLGNE; encoded by the coding sequence ATGGCAAATGTCCAACAGTTTGAAGTATGGAAAACGGATGTAAGGCCAATACTTGAATTAAAAAAGGATGAATTTCACCTTCTCGGCCATGACAAAGCTTCAGAAGAAGATGTCTGGAGGTTGGGGATTGAGAAACTACGTAAAGAATCGGAATATACGCCTTTTTATCGATTTGTAAACGTCTTGATGCGTTTGACCGTCACGGATTACATGAATGAGAAGACGATCAATGCCTATAAAGGGACGGAAGGTTGGACGAAAGATACTGATGACGAGCTGGAAGGGGTCCTCGACGAGGTTCTCGGCAACGAATAA
- the secD gene encoding protein translocase subunit SecD, whose translation MGKKWGRIGAFFAIVIAIGILISQTAFDVARNTNLGLDLQGGFEVLYELQPDGERELTEEDIQATASALNERVDVLGVSEPSITVEGDDRIRVQLPGIEDQEEARELLSTGAELSFRDVDDELMLTGEDLQQGGASTGFDEANQPIVQVTLEDGELFGEITTELSQRPEPENLLVIWLDYDEDEHSFYEEANEPDPAFISAPRVSEPLPTDTVSIEGMESLEEAEFLAEMLNAGSLPVQIEEIYSNTVGASLGEQALEQTLFAGMVGVALILLYMMAYYRFMGVIASLTLMVYIYLVMILFNSIQGVLTLPGIAALILGVGMAVDANILTYERIKEELKDGRSMRSAFKLGSRRALGTIIDANITTIIAAAVLFYFGTSAVQGFAVMLIVSILTSFITAVYGTRLLLGLWINSRTLNRKYWLFGVKERDVRRGL comes from the coding sequence ATGGGAAAAAAATGGGGAAGAATCGGGGCATTTTTCGCCATTGTCATCGCGATCGGCATATTAATCTCGCAGACGGCATTTGATGTCGCCCGCAATACAAATCTCGGCCTTGATTTGCAAGGGGGATTTGAAGTTTTGTACGAACTCCAACCGGATGGGGAACGAGAATTAACCGAGGAAGACATCCAGGCAACCGCTTCGGCATTGAACGAACGGGTGGACGTGCTGGGCGTTTCGGAACCTTCCATTACCGTTGAAGGAGACGATCGCATACGTGTGCAGCTTCCGGGGATCGAAGACCAGGAAGAGGCCCGTGAGCTTTTGTCCACAGGAGCGGAACTATCCTTTCGCGATGTCGATGATGAGTTAATGCTAACCGGGGAAGATCTACAGCAGGGTGGGGCGAGCACCGGGTTTGATGAAGCAAATCAACCGATTGTGCAAGTGACGTTGGAAGACGGTGAATTGTTTGGAGAAATTACCACTGAATTAAGCCAACGGCCGGAACCGGAAAATTTACTCGTTATTTGGCTCGACTATGACGAAGATGAACACTCTTTCTATGAAGAAGCTAATGAGCCGGATCCGGCCTTCATTTCGGCGCCTAGGGTAAGCGAACCGCTTCCTACGGACACGGTTTCCATTGAAGGCATGGAGTCCCTTGAGGAAGCTGAATTTTTGGCGGAGATGCTTAATGCCGGTTCGCTGCCTGTTCAAATCGAGGAAATATACTCCAACACGGTCGGGGCATCCCTAGGGGAACAAGCATTGGAGCAAACATTGTTTGCAGGAATGGTCGGTGTGGCCCTCATTCTTTTGTACATGATGGCTTATTACCGTTTTATGGGCGTGATCGCGTCGCTCACACTGATGGTCTATATTTATCTGGTGATGATTCTCTTTAACTCTATTCAAGGCGTACTGACATTACCGGGTATTGCCGCTTTAATTCTCGGGGTCGGAATGGCGGTGGATGCCAATATTTTAACATATGAGCGCATTAAAGAAGAGTTAAAAGATGGAAGGTCCATGAGATCCGCGTTTAAATTGGGAAGCAGGCGTGCCCTCGGAACCATCATCGATGCCAATATAACAACGATCATCGCTGCTGCCGTTTTGTTTTATTTCGGCACGAGCGCGGTACAAGGATTTGCCGTCATGCTCATCGTCAGCATTTTGACAAGTTTTATTACCGCGGTATATGGCACACGGCTCTTGCTGGGGCTATGGATTAACAGTCGAACGTTAAATCGAAAATATTGGCTGTTTGGCGTAAAGGAGCGTGATGTTCGCCGTGGACTTTAA
- the secF gene encoding protein translocase subunit SecF, translating to MDFNLADKNVDLIKHRKTYFLFTIAIVLAGAILLSTLGLNLGIDFESGTRVDLVSEEPLTEEEIENEIAAVGLTADDITLAGENNEQASVQFIGDLDQEEALELQGHFEEAFGHEPNMSTVSPQIGRELAINALIATGLASLGIVIYVAIRFEFLYGLAAITALLYDAFFVVSAFSLLQLEINIPFIAAVLTVIGYSINDTIVTFDRIRENVRKEEQEKDIEDFDHLAGIVNKSLLQTLTRSINTVLTVLFAAVAIWLLGSEAITSFAFAIVIGLVAGTYSSLFLAAQLWLVWKNKHMQKQREKPAKEMEGSES from the coding sequence GTGGACTTTAATTTGGCCGATAAAAATGTCGATTTGATTAAACACCGAAAAACGTATTTTCTTTTTACGATTGCGATCGTGCTTGCCGGGGCTATTTTGCTGTCAACACTCGGCCTTAATTTAGGCATCGATTTTGAAAGCGGCACGCGCGTCGATCTCGTATCAGAAGAGCCGTTAACGGAAGAGGAAATCGAAAATGAGATCGCCGCTGTCGGATTGACAGCGGACGATATTACGCTTGCCGGAGAAAACAATGAACAAGCTTCCGTCCAATTTATCGGCGACCTTGATCAAGAGGAAGCACTCGAATTACAAGGACACTTTGAAGAAGCATTCGGACATGAACCGAATATGAGCACCGTTTCCCCCCAAATTGGACGAGAACTCGCCATTAATGCGCTGATTGCTACTGGATTGGCTTCGCTCGGAATCGTTATTTACGTCGCGATCCGTTTTGAATTTTTATATGGACTTGCGGCGATCACCGCGCTCCTTTATGATGCATTTTTCGTCGTTTCCGCTTTCAGTTTGTTGCAGTTGGAAATTAATATCCCTTTTATTGCAGCGGTGCTCACCGTGATCGGTTACTCGATTAATGATACGATTGTAACCTTCGACCGTATAAGGGAAAACGTTCGGAAGGAAGAGCAGGAAAAGGATATCGAGGATTTTGACCACTTGGCCGGAATTGTAAACAAAAGTTTATTGCAAACGCTCACCCGTTCGATTAACACAGTTTTAACGGTGTTGTTTGCCGCGGTGGCCATCTGGCTCTTGGGGAGTGAGGCGATCACTTCATTTGCCTTCGCAATTGTGATCGGACTCGTTGCCGGTACGTACTCCTCTCTTTTTCTGGCCGCACAACTGTGGCTCGTATGGAAAAATAAACATATGCAAAAACAAAGGGAGAAACCGGCAAAGGAAATGGAAGGAAGCGAGTCTTAA
- a CDS encoding cation diffusion facilitator family transporter, which yields MADFDEIRYRRVKHAAWIGIIINIGLAIVKGIFGVLANSRALIADAAHSAADVVTSFAVLIGIRAAELPPDEDHPYGHGKAESITAIIVSVLLFLVGLEIALSTLGEMRGGSEAPGTIALYVIIVSIIIKEALFRVKVRIGKKYNSEAIITDAWHHRSDAISSIAALAGVGASILGSNLDIYWLLYGDLVAGVFVAGLVMIMAWKLGREAIHNALDHVWHDEDTADLKHKVLGIDGVLGIDEFHARQHGHYVIIDIKIAVDPEISVRAGHDIATDVKGLLMEEENVRNVLVHVNPYED from the coding sequence ATGGCAGACTTTGATGAGATACGATATAGACGAGTAAAACATGCCGCTTGGATAGGCATCATTATTAATATTGGCCTTGCCATCGTCAAGGGCATCTTCGGTGTGTTGGCTAACAGTCGGGCATTGATCGCCGATGCTGCCCACTCGGCCGCTGATGTCGTCACATCTTTTGCCGTTTTGATCGGCATTCGGGCTGCGGAACTCCCGCCTGACGAAGATCATCCTTATGGGCACGGGAAAGCGGAGTCCATTACCGCCATCATTGTGAGTGTGCTATTGTTCCTCGTCGGTTTGGAAATTGCCCTGAGCACGCTTGGGGAAATGAGAGGGGGGAGCGAGGCTCCGGGGACCATCGCCCTATATGTCATCATTGTCTCTATCATCATCAAAGAAGCGTTGTTTCGTGTCAAAGTGCGCATTGGCAAAAAGTATAACAGTGAAGCGATTATTACCGATGCCTGGCATCACCGTTCGGACGCCATTTCATCGATCGCTGCCCTTGCCGGGGTAGGCGCTTCCATTCTCGGTTCAAATTTAGATATTTACTGGCTTCTATACGGGGATTTGGTCGCGGGAGTGTTCGTTGCCGGCCTTGTCATGATCATGGCTTGGAAATTGGGCAGAGAAGCCATTCATAACGCTCTCGATCATGTTTGGCATGATGAAGATACGGCAGATTTGAAACACAAGGTGCTCGGGATTGACGGGGTACTCGGAATTGATGAGTTTCACGCTCGTCAGCATGGACATTATGTGATCATTGATATTAAAATAGCCGTAGATCCGGAAATTAGCGTCCGTGCCGGTCATGACATCGCTACGGATGTAAAGGGTTTATTAATGGAAGAAGAGAATGTACGAAATGTACTTGTTCATGTGAACCCTTACGAGGACTAA
- a CDS encoding LapA family protein, whose translation MRGQWTLIMGLIAALLISIFAVINVESVTVNFLFGTTQIPLILIILGSVLMGGLAVGGVGMLKVYRLQQEVRRLKRDNAEGRQANEHPEPEQDSKNRDKRSPKE comes from the coding sequence ATGAGAGGGCAGTGGACACTCATCATGGGGCTGATTGCCGCATTGTTGATTTCGATCTTTGCAGTGATCAATGTAGAAAGTGTAACGGTCAACTTTCTTTTCGGAACAACGCAAATTCCTTTAATTCTTATCATCCTCGGTTCTGTACTCATGGGAGGGCTAGCCGTTGGCGGCGTAGGGATGCTGAAAGTGTATCGCCTGCAACAAGAAGTACGGCGTTTAAAAAGGGACAACGCGGAAGGCCGTCAGGCAAACGAACATCCGGAACCGGAACAAGATAGCAAGAATAGGGATAAGCGTAGTCCCAAAGAGTGA
- the recJ gene encoding single-stranded-DNA-specific exonuclease RecJ, producing MLDAKTRWKVRPLDTRAKALAGALRVSERTAHLLCRRGMEHVEDAHVFLHTDESILHDPFALAGMEDAVSRIKRAVNDDEKIVVFGDYDVDGVSSTALMCETLEKMGASYDWYVPNRFTEGYGPNSAAFQKLQDEGCTLVITVDTGIAAAETINAAQKNGLDVIVTDHHEAPPELPDALAIINPKQMDCPYPFKELAGVGVVSKLAHALLDVFPEDGLDLIALGTISDLVELVDENRFFAKAGLPKLDKLNRSGLQALKEISGIKGPPFSEETVGFGFGPRLNAAGRMDSAAPAVQLLLTSDPGEAQSLAEVIDGYNRERQQTVEKITEEALAQLQAKGEDLPAIVVAGKGWNSGVTGIVASRLVEKYYRPTIVIALDDEGSGKGSARSIEGFDLYQSLSKHVHLFSRFGGHRMAAGLSIDEDKIPDLRATLEKEVNGTLPPESFVPTTDIELTLSVEEVTTELIREIEELAPFGVGNPKPLVQIENIPIQQKRKIGSMQNHLKMSVGDAGPLDCVGFRLGHLHDRIQNDANIHLAGELSVNEWKGNEKPQIILRDVAVKERQVFDVRGGKDLQSLTSISDGLTIIIFQKDHAKDAREQGFSSTNFLFPDEESLTVPTDILFLDLPEHLSDLTRFLNENESFIRSIYTGFMEKGQAFFTAKPTREAFKWLYVYVKKYAPLHLREHEPVIAKYQGWSTDTIHFMLQVFTELEFVTLSGGKLVVNEHPLKQDLQASSTYRSYEEKREIEETLKYSTYQALKAFLFACMPDEKKQTEVLTDGL from the coding sequence ATGTTAGACGCAAAAACGAGGTGGAAGGTTCGGCCATTGGACACACGGGCCAAGGCACTGGCAGGTGCACTTCGCGTCTCTGAACGTACCGCTCATCTTCTGTGCCGTCGGGGGATGGAGCACGTAGAGGATGCGCATGTTTTTTTACATACAGATGAATCGATTCTTCATGATCCTTTTGCATTGGCGGGCATGGAGGATGCTGTCAGCCGTATCAAACGCGCGGTGAATGATGACGAAAAAATCGTCGTTTTCGGGGACTATGATGTGGACGGGGTATCCAGCACGGCGCTTATGTGTGAAACACTTGAAAAAATGGGCGCAAGCTATGATTGGTACGTGCCCAATCGCTTTACCGAAGGGTATGGTCCCAATAGCGCAGCATTTCAAAAATTACAGGATGAGGGCTGTACGCTCGTGATCACGGTCGATACGGGAATTGCGGCTGCGGAAACGATCAACGCCGCCCAGAAAAACGGTCTGGATGTCATTGTTACGGACCATCACGAGGCGCCTCCGGAACTCCCCGACGCATTAGCGATTATTAATCCGAAACAAATGGATTGTCCGTATCCTTTCAAGGAACTGGCAGGCGTCGGCGTCGTGAGCAAACTTGCCCATGCTTTGCTCGATGTTTTTCCCGAGGATGGACTTGATCTTATCGCGCTAGGGACGATTAGCGATCTCGTTGAACTCGTGGATGAAAACCGTTTCTTCGCCAAAGCCGGATTACCGAAATTAGATAAGCTCAACCGTTCGGGTTTACAAGCATTAAAAGAAATATCCGGGATCAAAGGCCCTCCTTTTTCGGAAGAAACGGTAGGTTTTGGGTTTGGGCCGCGACTCAATGCCGCCGGACGAATGGATTCGGCGGCCCCGGCGGTACAATTGCTGTTAACTTCCGATCCTGGCGAGGCACAGTCCTTGGCAGAAGTGATTGACGGATACAACCGTGAACGGCAACAAACGGTGGAAAAAATCACGGAGGAAGCACTCGCCCAATTGCAGGCAAAGGGAGAAGATCTCCCTGCAATCGTTGTGGCCGGGAAAGGCTGGAACTCCGGGGTGACCGGGATCGTTGCCTCGAGACTTGTTGAAAAGTATTATCGGCCGACGATTGTGATCGCCCTTGACGATGAAGGAAGCGGCAAAGGATCCGCCCGCAGCATTGAAGGGTTTGATCTCTATCAGTCACTTTCCAAACATGTCCATCTTTTCAGCCGTTTTGGCGGACACCGGATGGCGGCGGGATTATCCATCGATGAAGATAAGATTCCCGACCTTCGGGCGACCCTTGAAAAAGAAGTGAATGGTACATTGCCTCCGGAAAGCTTCGTGCCAACGACCGATATTGAATTAACGCTTTCCGTCGAGGAAGTCACGACAGAGCTGATTCGGGAAATCGAAGAACTGGCGCCATTTGGCGTTGGAAACCCCAAACCGTTGGTGCAGATCGAGAATATTCCGATTCAACAAAAACGAAAAATCGGAAGCATGCAAAATCACTTAAAGATGTCGGTAGGGGATGCGGGCCCCCTCGATTGTGTCGGCTTCCGCTTAGGCCACCTTCATGATCGGATTCAGAACGACGCAAATATCCATTTGGCCGGTGAATTGTCCGTGAATGAATGGAAAGGGAATGAAAAGCCACAAATCATTCTTCGAGACGTCGCTGTCAAAGAGCGACAAGTTTTCGATGTTCGCGGAGGGAAAGATTTACAATCGCTTACTAGCATATCTGACGGGCTTACTATTATTATTTTTCAGAAAGACCATGCAAAAGACGCGCGTGAGCAAGGCTTTTCATCGACCAACTTTTTATTTCCCGATGAAGAAAGCTTAACAGTGCCAACGGATATCTTATTTCTGGATCTACCGGAACACTTATCCGACTTAACGCGATTTCTAAATGAAAACGAATCGTTCATTCGTTCGATCTACACAGGATTTATGGAAAAGGGTCAGGCTTTTTTTACAGCAAAACCAACACGCGAGGCTTTTAAATGGTTGTATGTTTATGTGAAAAAATACGCCCCTCTTCATCTCCGGGAACACGAGCCGGTCATTGCAAAGTACCAAGGCTGGTCAACAGATACGATTCACTTTATGCTGCAAGTGTTTACGGAACTTGAATTCGTGACACTGAGCGGAGGAAAACTGGTTGTAAACGAACATCCGTTAAAACAAGATTTACAAGCATCGTCGACGTATCGGTCCTATGAAGAAAAACGGGAAATTGAAGAAACGCTGAAGTATTCCACCTATCAAGCGTTAAAAGCTTTTTTATTTGCCTGCATGCCAGATGAAAAGAAACAAACAGAGGTGCTGACCGATGGATTATAA
- a CDS encoding adenine phosphoribosyltransferase, whose amino-acid sequence MDYKKHIEIINDYPVKGVQFKDITPLMQNGEVYQKAIDEMAEYVKSKDVDVIAAPEARGFVVGCPIAYTLNKSFVPVRKSGKLPRMVVETNYGLEYGKASLAIHKDAINPGDRVLITDDLLATGGTIDATIQLVEELGGEVVGCAFLIELAYLEHGEKLKNYDVYSLMTYE is encoded by the coding sequence ATGGATTATAAAAAACATATTGAAATCATCAATGATTATCCGGTAAAAGGCGTTCAATTTAAAGATATCACGCCCCTCATGCAAAATGGGGAGGTTTATCAAAAAGCCATCGATGAAATGGCGGAATATGTAAAATCAAAAGATGTCGACGTCATTGCAGCGCCGGAAGCACGAGGGTTTGTTGTTGGTTGTCCGATCGCGTATACATTGAACAAAAGTTTTGTGCCTGTACGGAAATCGGGGAAACTGCCGCGAATGGTCGTCGAGACGAATTACGGCCTTGAATACGGGAAAGCAAGCCTTGCCATTCATAAAGATGCCATTAACCCGGGGGATCGGGTGCTGATTACCGACGACCTTCTCGCGACCGGCGGTACGATCGACGCTACGATTCAGCTCGTGGAAGAGCTCGGCGGAGAAGTCGTCGGCTGTGCGTTTCTTATTGAGCTTGCTTATTTGGAGCACGGAGAGAAGTTGAAAAACTATGATGTTTATTCGCTCATGACGTATGAGTAG
- a CDS encoding RelA/SpoT family protein, whose protein sequence is MTKEQVMEKMGEYLSEEQVDFIERAYLYAEKYHDGQYRKSGEPYIRHPVQVAGILVDLQLEPATIAGAFLHDVVEDTEVTVEDLTELFGEEVAMLVDGVTKLKKIKYKSKAEQQAENHRKMVVAMARDIRVIMIKLADRLHNLRTLKYLPPEKQRRIAKETLEIFAPLAHRLGISTIKWEMEDIALRYLDPQQYYRIVNLMKQKRAEREQYIEKVMDDIRESVKELNVEADISGRPKHIYSIYRKMTIQKKQFNEIYDLLAVRIIVRNIKDCYGVLGIIHTRWKPMPGRFKDYIAMPKANMYQSLHTTVIGPKGEPLEVQIRSEEMHRIAEYGVAAHWAYKEEESINQKSLDKLGWFREILEWQKDTSNAQEFMESLKIDLFSDMVFVFTPKGDVIELPRGSVPIDFSYRIHTEIGNKTIGAKVNGKMVPLDYQLKTGDIVDVMTSKHSYGPSQDWLKLTQSSHAKNKIKQYFKKERREENEQKGREAIEKELRAQGLTPKEVLTENNIQETVAKFSFSGQADMFAAVGYNGISAKQIVTRLTEKIRNQTKEQEKKTVTEAIKDIPAPARTRRSNTGIRVKGADNLLIRLSKCCNPVPGDDIRGFITKGRGVSVHRADCPNVADTEENQTRLIEVEWEPSLEKVKSFNVDIEVTGYDRRGLLNEVLNAIAESKTNINAVNGRSDKSMAVIDITIAISNLDHLRKVVEKIKRLPDIYSVRRVMH, encoded by the coding sequence ATGACGAAAGAACAAGTAATGGAGAAGATGGGCGAATATCTATCCGAAGAACAAGTGGATTTTATTGAACGGGCCTATCTTTATGCTGAAAAATATCACGACGGCCAATACCGCAAGTCAGGGGAGCCGTATATCCGGCATCCTGTTCAGGTCGCGGGAATATTGGTTGATCTTCAATTAGAGCCTGCAACCATTGCCGGTGCTTTTTTGCATGATGTGGTCGAGGATACGGAAGTGACCGTTGAAGATCTCACCGAATTGTTCGGGGAAGAAGTTGCCATGCTCGTGGATGGCGTGACGAAATTAAAAAAGATCAAATATAAATCGAAAGCGGAACAGCAAGCGGAAAATCACCGCAAAATGGTCGTTGCCATGGCCCGTGACATTCGCGTGATTATGATAAAACTGGCTGATCGCCTTCACAATCTACGAACACTCAAATATTTGCCCCCTGAAAAGCAGCGGCGTATCGCGAAAGAAACCCTTGAAATCTTTGCCCCTCTTGCCCACAGGCTCGGAATTTCCACCATAAAATGGGAAATGGAAGACATCGCCCTCCGTTATTTGGATCCGCAACAATACTATCGGATCGTCAATCTAATGAAACAAAAACGCGCGGAGCGAGAGCAATACATCGAAAAAGTGATGGATGATATTCGGGAAAGTGTCAAAGAATTAAATGTGGAAGCGGACATATCCGGACGTCCGAAGCATATTTACAGCATTTATCGCAAAATGACGATCCAGAAAAAACAATTCAATGAAATCTATGATTTGCTCGCGGTGCGTATTATCGTCCGGAACATCAAAGATTGCTATGGGGTGCTCGGCATTATTCATACGCGTTGGAAACCAATGCCGGGCAGGTTTAAAGACTATATCGCCATGCCGAAAGCCAACATGTATCAATCGTTGCACACGACGGTAATCGGGCCCAAAGGGGAGCCGTTGGAAGTGCAGATCCGCTCCGAAGAAATGCATCGCATAGCGGAATATGGGGTGGCGGCCCATTGGGCATACAAGGAAGAAGAATCCATTAACCAAAAATCGCTCGATAAACTCGGGTGGTTCCGGGAAATTTTGGAGTGGCAAAAAGATACGTCCAACGCGCAAGAATTTATGGAATCCCTGAAAATTGATTTATTTTCCGATATGGTTTTCGTTTTTACCCCAAAAGGGGATGTCATTGAATTGCCGAGAGGATCGGTGCCGATTGATTTTTCCTACCGCATTCATACGGAGATTGGGAACAAAACGATTGGCGCCAAAGTGAACGGAAAGATGGTCCCCCTTGATTATCAACTGAAAACCGGCGACATCGTTGATGTTATGACTTCCAAACATTCATATGGTCCGTCTCAAGATTGGTTAAAGCTGACACAAAGCTCCCATGCCAAAAACAAAATTAAGCAATACTTTAAAAAAGAGCGTCGGGAAGAAAATGAACAAAAAGGCCGCGAGGCGATTGAAAAGGAATTGCGCGCCCAGGGTCTCACTCCGAAAGAGGTTTTAACCGAAAACAATATTCAGGAAACCGTGGCGAAGTTCAGTTTTTCAGGGCAAGCAGATATGTTCGCGGCCGTCGGCTACAATGGTATATCCGCGAAGCAAATCGTGACGCGGTTGACGGAGAAAATACGCAACCAAACGAAAGAACAAGAGAAAAAGACGGTGACCGAAGCGATCAAAGATATACCTGCGCCGGCGAGAACCCGTCGTTCTAATACCGGTATACGTGTGAAAGGGGCGGATAACCTCTTAATTCGTCTCTCCAAATGCTGCAACCCGGTACCCGGAGACGATATTCGCGGTTTTATCACGAAAGGCCGCGGGGTGTCCGTTCATCGCGCTGATTGCCCGAATGTTGCCGACACAGAGGAAAATCAAACCCGCTTGATCGAGGTAGAATGGGAACCGTCTCTGGAAAAGGTAAAAAGCTTCAACGTCGATATTGAAGTTACCGGCTATGACCGCCGCGGTCTTTTAAATGAAGTGCTGAATGCGATTGCGGAATCAAAAACGAATATTAACGCCGTGAACGGGCGCTCGGATAAAAGCATGGCCGTCATTGATATTACGATCGCTATCAGTAATCTCGACCACTTGCGAAAAGTCGTGGAAAAGATCAAGCGGTTGCCCGATATTTATTCCGTACGGCGAGTGATGCATTAA
- the dtd gene encoding D-aminoacyl-tRNA deacylase, whose product MKALIQRSKKAQVSVNDTTIGAIEHGYVVFLGVTHEDTKHDARWLADKIANLRLFEDTEGKMNLSLIDMSGSILSISQFTLYGEAKKGRRPSFVQAAKPAQAEELYDYFNEQLRDIGIAVETGEFGATMQVDLNNDGPVTLMLESS is encoded by the coding sequence TTGAAAGCATTAATACAACGGAGCAAAAAAGCGCAGGTGAGCGTTAACGACACAACCATTGGGGCGATCGAGCATGGCTATGTCGTGTTTCTCGGCGTCACCCACGAAGATACGAAACATGATGCCCGCTGGCTCGCCGATAAAATTGCCAACCTTCGCCTTTTCGAAGATACCGAGGGGAAGATGAACCTATCGCTAATTGATATGTCCGGATCAATTTTATCCATTTCCCAATTCACCCTTTACGGAGAAGCCAAAAAAGGAAGGCGCCCAAGTTTTGTGCAAGCAGCGAAGCCGGCGCAAGCGGAAGAGCTCTACGATTACTTTAATGAACAATTAAGGGACATCGGCATTGCCGTTGAAACCGGAGAGTTTGGGGCCACGATGCAGGTGGATTTAAACAATGATGGTCCGGTGACCCTTATGTTAGAGTCTTCGTAG
- the hisS gene encoding histidine--tRNA ligase, producing the protein MTINIQRGTQDVLPDQSAQWQYVTEIAKEISRKYNYKEIRTPIFEATELFQRGVGDSTDIVQKEMYTFQDRSGRLITLRPEGTAPVVRSYVENKLHGLAQQPLKLFYFGPMFRYERPESGRMREFYQFGVEAIGSDDPAIDAEVIAMAMDVYQACGLDNLKLVINSLGDKESRASHKNALIEHFSPRIDEFCEDCQARLEQNPLRILDCKVDREHPLQETAPAILDYLNEESTRYFETVQRLLRDMDIPFVVDANLVRGLDYYTNTSFEIMLEEPEFGAITTLMGGGRYEGLIEELGGPPVSGIGFALSIERLLMALNARDALPDVENALDVYLVTVGDVAAEKGAGILRDLRREGLSADKDYLGKKVKAQFKAANRLQAAYTVIVGEEELAGGMVKLRDMSTGEEENIPMKRLAGHIKQLRKMQ; encoded by the coding sequence ATGACCATTAATATCCAGAGAGGAACCCAGGATGTCTTACCGGATCAAAGCGCCCAGTGGCAATACGTGACAGAAATTGCCAAAGAGATTAGCCGCAAGTACAATTACAAGGAAATCCGCACGCCGATCTTCGAAGCGACAGAACTGTTTCAACGTGGGGTGGGCGACAGCACGGATATTGTGCAAAAGGAGATGTATACGTTTCAAGATCGCAGCGGGCGCTTGATTACGCTGCGACCGGAAGGGACAGCTCCCGTCGTGCGCTCTTACGTGGAAAATAAGCTCCATGGCTTGGCGCAACAACCGTTAAAGCTTTTTTATTTCGGTCCGATGTTTCGCTATGAACGTCCGGAATCGGGTCGGATGCGGGAGTTTTACCAATTTGGCGTGGAAGCGATCGGAAGCGACGATCCCGCGATCGATGCTGAAGTGATCGCGATGGCGATGGATGTGTACCAAGCGTGTGGGTTGGATAATTTGAAACTGGTGATCAATAGCTTGGGTGATAAAGAAAGCCGCGCCTCCCACAAAAATGCGCTGATCGAACACTTTTCCCCGCGTATCGATGAGTTTTGTGAGGACTGCCAGGCTCGCCTTGAACAAAACCCATTGCGAATATTGGATTGCAAGGTGGACCGCGAGCACCCTTTACAGGAAACGGCACCGGCCATTCTTGACTATTTAAATGAAGAGTCAACTCGCTACTTTGAAACCGTGCAACGCCTGCTACGTGATATGGACATCCCATTTGTGGTTGACGCCAATCTCGTAAGGGGACTCGATTATTATACGAACACATCGTTTGAAATTATGCTTGAAGAACCTGAGTTCGGTGCCATCACAACCCTTATGGGCGGCGGTCGTTATGAAGGATTGATCGAAGAATTGGGCGGCCCGCCCGTCTCCGGCATCGGCTTCGCGTTAAGCATTGAGCGATTGTTAATGGCGCTAAATGCTCGCGATGCACTCCCGGATGTTGAAAACGCGCTTGACGTTTATCTTGTAACGGTCGGCGATGTCGCGGCCGAAAAGGGTGCGGGCATATTGAGAGACTTGCGTCGTGAAGGCTTGTCGGCAGACAAGGATTACCTTGGAAAAAAAGTAAAAGCCCAGTTCAAAGCGGCCAATCGTTTGCAAGCTGCTTATACAGTCATCGTGGGTGAAGAAGAATTGGCAGGCGGCATGGTGAAACTTCGCGACATGTCTACAGGCGAAGAAGAAAATATCCCAATGAAAAGGCTCGCGGGACATATTAAGCAG